In a genomic window of Scyliorhinus torazame isolate Kashiwa2021f chromosome 5, sScyTor2.1, whole genome shotgun sequence:
- the LOC140421877 gene encoding uncharacterized protein — protein sequence MEKRWKCGDCGKRLRYPSELEIHRRSHTGERPFTCTVCGKGFSDSSNLQTHQQVHTGERQFICSDCGKGFTRLLLLQTHQRVHTGQGAFSCSQCGKEFTQLPNLQRHQQVHTGEKSFSCTVCGKRFTRFYNLLRHKVTHSSERPFKCSDCGSSFKSSQELMAHQRIHTEERPFSCSHCTKRFRTSSNLQIHQRVHIREWPFTCPDCGKGFSNSSQLMKHQRVHTGEWPFTCPVCGKGFSNSSQLMKHQRVHTGERPFTCCVCGKGFTELPNLMRHNVTHTHERPFKCSDCGSGFKSSQVLMIHQRIHTKERPFSCSHCTKCFRTSSTLQRHQQVHTGERPFYCSQCGKRFTQLSNLLAHQRVHTGERPFTCSDCGKGFTQLSNLLTHQRVHTGERPFTCSQCGKGFTQLFHLQRHQRVHE from the coding sequence atggagaaacggtggaaatgtggggactgtgggaagagacTTAGGTACCCATccgagctggaaattcatcgacgcagtcacactggggagaggccgttcacctgcactgtgtgtgggaagggattcagtgattcatccaacctgcagacacaccagcaagttcacaccggggagaggcaattcatctgctctgattgtgggaagggattcactcggttgctccttctgcagacacaccagcgtgttcacaccggACAGGGagcattcagctgctctcagtgtgggaaggaattcactcagttacccaatctgcagagacaccagcaagttcacactggggagaaatctttcagctgtaccgtgtgtgggaagagattcactcggttttacaacctgctgagacacaaaGTCACTCACAGcagtgagagaccctttaaatgttctgactgtgggagCAGCTTTAAAAGCTCTCAGGAACTGATGGcccatcagcgcattcacactgaggagagaccgttcagctgctctcactgcacaaagaggtttagaacatcatcaaacctgcagatacaccagcgagttcacattagGGAGTGGCCATTCacctgtccagactgtgggaagggattcagtaattcatcCCAATtgatgaaacaccagcgagttcacaccggggaatggccattcacctgcccagtctgtgggaagggattcagtaattcatcCCAACtgatgaaacaccagcgagttcacactggggagagaccgttcacctgctgtgtgtgtgggaagggattcactgagttacccAACTTGATGAGGCACAACGTCACTCACAcccatgagagaccttttaaatgctctgactgtgggagtgggtttaaaagctcccaggttctgatgatccaccagcgcattcacactaagGAGAGACCatttagctgctctcactgcacaaagtgcTTTAGAACATCATCCACCCTGCagcgacaccagcaagttcacactggggagaggccattctactgctctcagtgtgggaagagattcactcaattgtccaacctgctggcacaccagcgagttcacactggggagaggccgttcacctgctctgactgcgggaaaggattcactcaattatccaacctgctgacacaccagcgagttcacactggggagaggccgttcacctgctctcagtgtggaaaaggattcactcagttattccacctgcagagacaccagcgagttcacgagtga